A single genomic interval of Asinibacterium sp. OR53 harbors:
- a CDS encoding thymidylate synthase, with product MQQYLQLLQHILDHGHAKTDRTGTGTISCFGYQMRFNLQEGFPLVTTKKLHLKSIIYELLWFLKGETNIHYLNEHGVNIWNEWADAEGNLGPVYGKQWRSWEGTDGQTIDQISDVVAQIKKNPDSRRLIVSAWNVADLPKMALMPCHNMFQFYVADGKLSCQLYQRSADVFLGVPFNIASYALLTMMMAQATGLQYGDFVHSFGDVHLYNNHIEQAKLQLSRKPYPLPVMKLNPEVKDIFGFRYEDFTLENYQFHPHIKAPVAV from the coding sequence ATGCAACAATACCTTCAATTACTCCAACATATATTGGATCATGGTCATGCGAAGACCGATCGCACCGGTACCGGCACGATCAGTTGTTTCGGTTACCAGATGCGCTTCAACTTACAGGAAGGGTTTCCGTTGGTGACCACTAAGAAGCTGCACCTCAAAAGCATTATTTATGAGTTGTTGTGGTTCCTGAAAGGGGAGACCAACATACATTATCTGAATGAGCACGGGGTGAATATCTGGAATGAATGGGCAGATGCCGAGGGGAACCTGGGGCCGGTGTATGGCAAGCAATGGCGCAGTTGGGAAGGGACCGATGGCCAAACGATTGACCAGATCAGTGATGTGGTGGCGCAGATCAAAAAAAATCCCGATAGCCGGCGCCTGATCGTCAGCGCCTGGAATGTGGCCGACCTGCCCAAAATGGCGTTGATGCCTTGTCATAATATGTTCCAGTTTTATGTGGCCGACGGTAAACTCAGTTGCCAGTTATACCAGCGCAGCGCCGATGTGTTCCTGGGCGTGCCTTTCAATATCGCATCATATGCTTTGCTTACTATGATGATGGCGCAGGCAACAGGGTTGCAGTACGGAGATTTTGTACACAGCTTCGGCGATGTGCACCTGTACAACAACCATATTGAACAGGCTAAGCTTCAGTTGAGCCGCAAACCTTATCCATTGCCGGTGATGAAACTGAACCCGGAGGTGAAAGACATTTTTGGTTTCCGTTACGAAGATTTTACATTGGAGAACTACCAGTTCCATCCGCATATCAAGGCACCGGTAGCGGTATAG
- a CDS encoding O-methyltransferase, giving the protein MHTPTAFNYGKENDKTVCMYSPLQLGIKYLKYYATASNGKGHGVHSPFVFEFITQVLNDDRQFYAYQPIENLRKLLLADTRTVAVKDLGAGSRVEKTQSRLVKQIAHSSLKPARFSQLLFRMVDFYQPRIVLEMGTSLGVTTAYLAAAGNNARIITMEGAGEVAALAKKNFEKLQISNVEMLEGNFDDTLPGLLDREKRLDFVFIDGNHRYEPTVRYFHQLLPALHEYSILVFDDIHWSKEMDQAWNDICKHEAVNLTIDLFFIGLVFFRKENKEKQHFSIRF; this is encoded by the coding sequence ATGCATACGCCTACAGCTTTCAATTATGGAAAAGAAAATGACAAAACGGTTTGTATGTATTCTCCCCTGCAGCTAGGCATCAAATACCTGAAATATTATGCAACAGCATCCAATGGAAAGGGGCATGGGGTGCATTCGCCTTTTGTATTTGAATTCATCACCCAGGTGCTGAACGACGACCGGCAATTTTATGCCTATCAACCGATAGAGAACCTGCGCAAGTTATTGCTGGCCGATACCAGAACGGTTGCTGTAAAAGACCTGGGAGCAGGGTCACGTGTAGAAAAAACACAAAGCCGGTTGGTGAAACAGATAGCGCATTCATCGCTCAAACCCGCACGCTTCAGCCAGTTGCTGTTTCGCATGGTGGATTTTTACCAGCCACGCATTGTGCTGGAAATGGGTACTTCCCTGGGCGTTACCACTGCTTATCTTGCTGCTGCTGGCAACAATGCACGGATCATTACAATGGAAGGAGCCGGAGAAGTGGCTGCGCTCGCAAAAAAGAATTTTGAAAAATTGCAGATCAGTAATGTAGAAATGCTGGAAGGTAATTTCGATGATACCCTGCCCGGCTTGCTGGACCGTGAAAAGCGACTTGATTTTGTATTCATTGACGGCAATCACCGTTACGAACCCACGGTGCGTTATTTTCACCAACTCTTGCCGGCCTTACATGAATACAGTATACTGGTTTTTGACGATATACACTGGAGCAAAGAGATGGATCAGGCATGGAATGATATCTGCAAACACGAAGCGGTCAACCTGACGATCGACCTGTTTTTCATCGGGTTGGTTTTTTTCAGGAAAGAGAACAAGGAAAAGCAACATTTTAGCATTCGTTTTTGA
- a CDS encoding Re/Si-specific NAD(P)(+) transhydrogenase subunit alpha, protein MIVGILKEQHGDKRVSLLPEQAQALAAKKVQVMVESNAGAAAFASDDAYRAVHIPTVSRKELLQQSDVLLSIHPLSTTDLELIKPHAVVIGVFQPLFNHALMKEWAHRSLTTFSLDMIPRTTRAQSMDVLSSQANIAGYRSVLLAATLFPRYFPMFMTAAGSIAPAKVLILGAGVAGLQAIATARRLGAVVEVSDTRPAVKEEVMSLGAKFIEVDGAADASKAGGYAVEQTEEYKQKQQERLAASVAKSDIIITTAQIPGKKAPLLISEAMLDTMKPGSVIIDLAASTGGNVFATRNNETVQRNGVTIVGNSNLAADMPFDASKLYGKNVLNFLQLITGADAGLQLNFDDDIVKGSCITHGGNIVHERVEQLVGSSYA, encoded by the coding sequence ATGATTGTTGGAATACTGAAAGAGCAGCATGGCGACAAGCGAGTTTCTCTCTTACCTGAACAGGCACAGGCATTGGCAGCAAAAAAAGTGCAGGTAATGGTTGAGTCTAATGCAGGCGCTGCTGCCTTCGCTTCCGACGATGCGTATCGTGCCGTACATATTCCAACAGTATCGCGAAAAGAGTTATTACAACAGAGCGATGTACTCCTTTCCATTCATCCGTTAAGCACCACAGACCTGGAACTGATCAAACCGCATGCTGTTGTCATTGGTGTTTTTCAACCCCTGTTTAACCATGCGTTGATGAAAGAATGGGCACATCGTTCGCTCACTACATTCAGCCTCGATATGATTCCCCGCACCACGCGTGCACAAAGCATGGATGTGTTGAGCAGCCAGGCGAATATTGCCGGCTACCGCTCTGTATTGCTGGCGGCCACTTTGTTTCCCCGTTATTTTCCCATGTTCATGACGGCGGCGGGCAGCATCGCGCCGGCCAAGGTATTGATATTGGGAGCCGGTGTGGCAGGATTGCAGGCCATTGCTACAGCGCGTAGACTCGGAGCAGTAGTTGAAGTTTCGGATACCAGACCCGCAGTAAAAGAAGAAGTGATGAGCCTTGGGGCCAAATTTATAGAAGTGGATGGAGCGGCCGATGCTTCCAAAGCAGGGGGCTATGCAGTAGAACAGACAGAAGAATATAAACAGAAACAACAGGAGCGGTTGGCTGCTTCGGTTGCCAAGTCCGATATTATCATCACAACAGCACAGATACCGGGGAAAAAAGCGCCCTTGCTGATCTCGGAAGCAATGCTGGATACCATGAAACCCGGCAGCGTGATCATAGACCTGGCTGCTTCCACCGGGGGAAATGTATTCGCTACCCGTAACAACGAAACAGTGCAACGCAACGGCGTTACCATTGTTGGCAACAGCAACCTGGCAGCCGATATGCCCTTCGATGCAAGCAAACTCTATGGAAAGAACGTACTGAACTTTTTACAACTGATTACTGGTGCCGATGCGGGACTCCAACTGAATTTTGATGATGATATTGTAAAAGGAAGCTGCATCACACACGGAGGTAATATCGTGCATGAAAGAGTGGAACAATTGGTAGGTTCATCATACGCATAA
- a CDS encoding dihydrofolate reductase — MIISLVVAAAANNVIGRDNRLLWHLPNDLKFFRDTTWAMPVVMGRKTFESLSGKALKGRMNIVITRQSGWTAAGVSVAHDLDEAIALAAKANYEELFVIGGGEIYREAMDRADRIYLTRVNTEIAGDTFFPVIAEQQWELASEERMEADAKHAYAYSFQLWKRK, encoded by the coding sequence ATGATCATTTCTCTTGTTGTAGCAGCGGCAGCAAACAATGTAATCGGTAGGGATAACCGGTTGCTCTGGCACCTGCCCAATGACCTGAAATTTTTTCGCGACACTACCTGGGCGATGCCGGTAGTGATGGGTAGGAAAACCTTTGAGTCCTTATCAGGCAAGGCTTTGAAAGGAAGGATGAATATTGTGATCACAAGACAAAGTGGTTGGACGGCAGCAGGCGTTTCCGTAGCACACGACCTCGATGAAGCCATCGCGTTGGCTGCCAAAGCAAATTATGAGGAGCTGTTTGTGATCGGTGGCGGCGAAATTTATCGTGAGGCGATGGACAGGGCAGATCGTATTTATCTTACCAGGGTAAACACTGAAATAGCGGGGGATACTTTTTTCCCGGTAATAGCCGAACAACAATGGGAGCTGGCATCCGAAGAACGGATGGAAGCCGATGCCAAACATGCATACGCCTACAGCTTTCAATTATGGAAAAGAAAATGA
- a CDS encoding acyl-CoA thioesterase, protein MEVKTPSESFTAMNELVLPNDTNTFGNLMGGRLMYWMDIAAGIAAGKHCNAPSMTASVDNLSFKNPIKLGNVVHIEAKVCRAFNTSMEIHLKVWGEDLLHQYKYESNEAFFTFVALDPNGKPRQVSSLTPETDEEKLLYDGALRRRQIRLILAGKMKPNDAVELKAFLNAK, encoded by the coding sequence ATGGAAGTTAAAACGCCCTCAGAAAGTTTCACCGCTATGAACGAGTTGGTATTGCCCAACGATACCAATACTTTTGGAAACCTCATGGGGGGACGGCTGATGTACTGGATGGACATTGCCGCCGGAATAGCCGCAGGCAAACATTGCAATGCGCCCAGCATGACCGCTTCGGTTGACAACCTGAGCTTTAAAAACCCCATCAAACTGGGCAATGTAGTGCATATTGAAGCCAAAGTTTGCAGGGCTTTCAACACTTCCATGGAAATACACCTCAAAGTATGGGGAGAAGACCTCCTCCATCAGTATAAATACGAAAGCAATGAAGCATTCTTCACTTTCGTAGCCCTCGACCCCAATGGGAAGCCCCGCCAGGTATCTTCCCTGACCCCCGAAACAGATGAAGAAAAGCTGCTATACGATGGCGCTCTCCGAAGAAGACAAATCCGCCTGATCCTGGCCGGCAAAATGAAACCCAATGATGCCGTAGAATTGAAGGCTTTCCTTAATGCCAAATAA
- a CDS encoding PP2C family serine/threonine-protein phosphatase, translating into MNIRAFTLNEIGGRKNLEDAILPKRYLPQDIPLFIVCDGVGGSSFGEVASDIATRCYYNVLATAVVDSEQAFKNKLDEALASFQQQAHDYILVHPAAATTSTTLALLLFSQHNAYIAWCGDSKIYQLRNGIPVYKSKDHSLVATLVAQGVITEKEALVHPQRNVITRSLSTHTHPSDITYTVLSDIREDDWFLLCTDGLMEQFTEDHFATILFPYNPVSNYSEVIDALCRNNTKDNYSMHLLHINSLKKKVAAKSRLFPVLLLLLLIAGGWYAYQRSSGNQHTQISSPMKPDTSKSIMMIHPQKKEAVQQDSVAEQPGKPH; encoded by the coding sequence ATGAACATCAGGGCATTCACATTGAATGAAATCGGTGGCAGAAAAAACCTGGAAGACGCCATTCTTCCTAAGCGTTACCTGCCACAGGATATCCCATTGTTCATTGTATGCGATGGTGTCGGAGGCAGCAGTTTTGGCGAAGTGGCTTCTGATATAGCCACCCGTTGTTATTATAACGTATTGGCCACAGCTGTGGTCGATTCTGAGCAGGCTTTCAAAAATAAACTCGATGAAGCGCTGGCCTCCTTTCAGCAGCAGGCACACGATTACATTCTTGTCCATCCTGCGGCTGCTACTACCAGTACCACGCTTGCTTTGTTGCTCTTCAGTCAGCACAATGCTTATATCGCCTGGTGTGGCGATAGCAAGATATACCAGCTTCGTAACGGCATCCCCGTTTATAAAAGCAAAGACCATTCACTGGTAGCCACACTGGTTGCACAAGGCGTGATCACAGAAAAAGAAGCCCTCGTGCATCCGCAGCGGAATGTTATCACCCGCAGCCTGAGTACACATACACATCCATCCGATATTACTTATACCGTGCTCAGCGATATCAGGGAAGATGATTGGTTCCTGCTTTGCACAGACGGACTGATGGAGCAATTCACAGAAGATCACTTTGCAACAATATTATTTCCTTATAACCCCGTTAGTAATTACAGCGAGGTCATAGATGCGCTTTGCCGCAACAACACAAAGGACAATTATTCTATGCACCTCCTGCACATAAACAGCCTGAAAAAAAAGGTTGCCGCAAAAAGCAGGTTATTTCCCGTTTTACTCCTGTTATTATTGATAGCAGGAGGCTGGTATGCATACCAGCGATCATCGGGCAACCAACATACACAGATTTCCTCCCCTATGAAGCCAGATACCAGTAAATCAATTATGATGATACACCCGCAGAAAAAGGAGGCGGTGCAACAAGATTCTGTTGCAGAACAACCTGGCAAGCCCCATTGA
- a CDS encoding proline dehydrogenase family protein, whose translation MSISFDNTENAFAYKSDKDLKGARFLFNTMGYPWFVQVGTRLTPFIMRTGLPVHGLIRKTIFKQFVGGETLEETATVGETLGKYGVDVILDYGVEGKDGEASFDHATDEFIRVINYAATQKNIPFISVKITGLARFKLLQTLNEAPRLRSGIHDHEAEINEWDRVRERMYAICEVAAEKNIGVLVDAEESWIQDPIDRLTMEMMEIFNKDKVIVYNTLQLYRHDRLHFLNISQQIAKEKGFKLGMKLVRGAYMEKERARAAERGYPSPIQPDKDSTDRDYNLALKYCIEHLEEIAIIVATHNEASCLYVVQLLNEKGISHQHPHVHFSQLYGMSDNITFNLAKDGLRVSKYLPFGPIRDVIPYLMRRAQENSSVSGQTGRELGLIKKELLRRKQA comes from the coding sequence ATGAGTATATCCTTTGATAATACCGAAAATGCATTCGCATACAAGAGCGATAAGGACCTGAAAGGAGCCAGGTTTTTATTCAATACCATGGGTTATCCCTGGTTTGTGCAAGTGGGTACCCGTCTTACCCCTTTTATCATGAGAACCGGCCTGCCGGTGCATGGGCTCATACGCAAGACCATTTTCAAACAGTTTGTGGGCGGAGAGACCCTGGAAGAGACGGCCACTGTAGGTGAAACATTGGGCAAATATGGCGTGGATGTGATCCTGGATTATGGTGTGGAAGGCAAAGATGGAGAAGCAAGTTTCGATCATGCCACCGATGAATTCATACGGGTGATCAATTATGCAGCTACACAAAAGAATATCCCCTTTATCAGCGTTAAGATCACCGGCCTGGCACGTTTCAAACTCCTGCAAACGCTGAATGAGGCGCCACGCCTGCGTAGCGGCATTCATGATCATGAAGCGGAGATCAACGAGTGGGACAGGGTAAGGGAGAGAATGTACGCCATCTGTGAGGTAGCTGCAGAAAAAAATATCGGTGTACTGGTAGATGCGGAAGAAAGCTGGATACAGGACCCGATTGACCGGCTTACCATGGAGATGATGGAAATCTTCAATAAGGATAAAGTCATTGTTTACAATACACTGCAGTTGTACCGCCACGACCGATTGCATTTTCTTAATATCTCCCAACAGATCGCTAAAGAAAAAGGATTCAAGCTGGGTATGAAACTGGTGCGGGGTGCTTATATGGAAAAAGAACGGGCGCGTGCAGCAGAGAGAGGTTATCCTTCACCCATACAACCCGACAAAGACAGTACCGACAGGGATTATAACCTGGCGTTAAAATATTGCATCGAACACCTGGAAGAGATTGCTATCATTGTGGCCACCCACAATGAAGCCAGTTGTCTGTATGTAGTGCAATTGCTGAACGAAAAAGGCATTTCCCATCAGCATCCGCATGTTCATTTTTCGCAACTGTACGGCATGAGTGATAACATCACGTTCAACCTCGCCAAAGACGGACTGCGTGTAAGCAAATACCTGCCTTTTGGTCCCATTCGTGATGTGATCCCCTACCTTATGCGCCGGGCCCAGGAAAACAGCAGTGTAAGCGGACAAACAGGCCGTGAGCTGGGATTGATCAAAAAAGAACTCCTGCGGCGTAAACAGGCTTAA
- a CDS encoding mandelate racemase/muconate lactonizing enzyme family protein, whose protein sequence is MLITRTEIYKYSIPMVPFTIATGTMRSAQNLFIRIHTSEGISGVGECSAFPMIAGETQATCFEMAKDFAMLWKDKSALAISDRMQELDLFTAGNYTAKSAFDLALHDIAAKASGVPLYRFLGGKQKSIESDLTIGIDTPEKMAEQALAFKAEGVNIIKVKLGKDPATDIERIRQIRQSIGGDIRLRIDANQGWSYEEALNILTALSGYGIEFCEQPMRKWNDEWLPELCRRSPIPIMADESVFTHHDAERLIRNKACHYINIKFAKSGGIQEARQINRVAESNGISCMLGGMLESRLALTAKVHFAMAHDNIRFYDLDTCLLGHLTDPVTGGVSYQGMQLLLPETPGIGADVDATYLAGLESVIV, encoded by the coding sequence ATGCTTATTACACGAACGGAAATTTACAAATACTCCATTCCCATGGTGCCCTTTACCATTGCAACCGGCACCATGCGTTCGGCACAGAACCTGTTCATCCGCATCCATACGAGCGAAGGGATAAGCGGTGTGGGCGAATGTTCCGCTTTTCCCATGATCGCCGGTGAAACACAGGCCACCTGCTTTGAAATGGCCAAAGATTTTGCAATGCTATGGAAAGATAAGTCGGCCCTTGCCATCAGTGACCGGATGCAGGAACTGGATCTTTTCACTGCCGGCAACTATACAGCTAAAAGTGCGTTCGACCTGGCCCTGCATGATATTGCTGCTAAAGCGTCCGGCGTGCCCCTGTACCGCTTCCTCGGGGGAAAACAAAAGTCCATCGAATCCGATCTTACCATCGGCATCGACACGCCCGAAAAAATGGCGGAACAGGCGCTTGCTTTCAAAGCCGAAGGCGTGAACATCATCAAGGTAAAGCTGGGCAAAGACCCCGCCACTGATATAGAAAGGATCAGGCAGATCCGGCAATCTATTGGCGGAGACATCCGGTTGCGCATCGATGCCAACCAGGGATGGAGTTATGAAGAAGCCCTTAACATCCTCACTGCCCTGTCCGGGTACGGTATTGAATTTTGCGAGCAGCCCATGCGCAAATGGAATGATGAATGGCTGCCGGAATTATGCCGCCGTTCACCCATTCCCATTATGGCCGACGAAAGCGTTTTCACTCATCACGATGCCGAGCGGCTCATACGCAATAAGGCCTGCCACTATATCAATATCAAATTCGCCAAAAGCGGCGGCATACAGGAAGCCAGGCAGATCAACCGGGTAGCTGAAAGCAATGGTATCAGCTGCATGTTAGGCGGTATGCTGGAAAGCCGGCTGGCCCTCACTGCCAAAGTGCATTTTGCCATGGCGCACGATAATATCCGGTTTTATGACCTCGATACATGCCTGCTGGGCCACCTGACCGACCCCGTTACCGGTGGCGTTAGCTATCAGGGTATGCAATTGCTGTTGCCTGAAACACCCGGCATCGGCGCTGATGTAGATGCCACCTACCTGGCAGGCCTCGAATCGGTAATCGTGTAA
- a CDS encoding NAD(P) transhydrogenase subunit alpha, with protein sequence MESFFDWVHNNHAIIYIVILSIFLGIEVIGRVPSVLHTPLMSGANAIHGVVIIGAIIVMGRVDPDNYIALIIGFLAVILGTLNVVGGFMVTDRMLEMFKKKK encoded by the coding sequence ATGGAAAGTTTTTTCGATTGGGTACACAACAATCATGCGATCATCTACATCGTGATCTTATCTATTTTCCTGGGTATTGAAGTGATCGGACGCGTGCCGAGCGTATTACACACCCCTTTGATGAGCGGCGCCAACGCCATACACGGCGTGGTGATCATCGGCGCCATCATTGTGATGGGAAGGGTTGACCCCGATAATTACATTGCATTGATCATAGGTTTCCTGGCAGTGATTTTAGGAACGTTGAATGTGGTGGGAGGTTTTATGGTTACAGACAGGATGCTTGAAATGTTTAAGAAGAAAAAATAG
- a CDS encoding FHA domain-containing protein, translating to MTRNEVLEFLELPESASDADIRVRLNDKLAYFQRLSENAPNEFLRQLHIANTEKVKQMRAEFIGAKGSEAKPASTAAKTEIGWLIRHTENQSAKTFPLYYGKNYIGRNSQPGSPTIVLDDDPYVSRTHALLEVTNVDPLQIVISDDATGNGGKPSKNGTYINGNSQRIEQKVTIGHNDTIQVGVTKLIIRLNNTSIHKIVQEVEESEYMKTVVIDVF from the coding sequence ATGACAAGAAACGAAGTACTCGAATTTTTAGAGCTACCCGAGTCGGCTTCTGATGCCGATATCCGTGTGCGCCTGAACGATAAGCTCGCTTATTTTCAGCGCCTTTCTGAAAATGCACCGAATGAATTCCTGCGTCAGCTGCACATTGCCAATACCGAAAAAGTAAAGCAGATGAGGGCAGAGTTCATTGGGGCAAAAGGATCTGAAGCGAAACCAGCATCAACTGCCGCTAAAACAGAGATCGGTTGGCTGATCCGTCATACAGAGAATCAATCTGCCAAAACCTTTCCCCTGTATTATGGCAAGAATTACATTGGCAGGAATTCGCAGCCCGGCAGTCCTACCATTGTACTGGATGACGATCCTTATGTAAGCAGAACACATGCATTGCTTGAAGTAACCAATGTAGATCCTTTGCAGATTGTAATCAGCGATGATGCAACCGGCAATGGAGGCAAGCCCAGCAAAAACGGCACCTATATCAATGGCAACAGCCAAAGGATCGAACAGAAAGTAACGATCGGACATAACGATACCATACAGGTGGGCGTTACCAAACTGATCATCCGGTTGAATAATACCAGCATACATAAAATTGTGCAGGAGGTGGAAGAAAGCGAGTACATGAAAACGGTGGTGATCGATGTATTCTAA
- a CDS encoding bifunctional serine/threonine-protein kinase/formylglycine-generating enzyme family protein, with the protein MEILNKYVYDPQMDLLGKGGFATVYKAYDKILEMTVALKFFHPQEQSNKYTIINEIKKAITLSHPNIVKYYGVETLASRNLHGQEEDVQIGVMEFVQEGQLKTYMSQHPLTTEQLKKLLIDVLEGLKYLHNEGMIHRDIKPQNILLGRDKQNRLVAKIADFGISKNADSSQASASILLGTIEYMAPEQFNPEKYGINKKISYNVDIWAFGVTAYYLLTGNMLFGSRSGDTSAAQMISKIVNAEGIGDRLDKLEEPFRSVLRKCIVSDANKRTSNIDELIGLFKNQQDQSTALLHFVGTSIDSNDETLEISMPVATHIAKSKKQAGKKKTAEHIVPDESNGAVTTVKTKKPKEQETVPVKKKKTGTVLFSIVIVLAMAGFGYWAYSKYFAPGNLINKSIADTKQEQVLSALASAMKYIQGGSFTMGTNDPKRNLDGPEHSVTVKPFLLDAYELTQAEWKTIMKDNRYTDSSLSLFPADSISWEDAKAFIAQLNKLLSAMKAQGKTFPFKQFRLPADVEWEFAALNAASEEQTALNTVSWNVTNSNKKAHQVGTRQANAYGIYDMLGNVYEWCEDWYGPYLQPSPMQGKVLRGGDYENDIFFVHAKARNAEVMSKRNKNIGFRLAADPAE; encoded by the coding sequence ATGGAAATACTGAACAAATACGTCTATGATCCACAAATGGATCTGCTGGGGAAAGGTGGCTTTGCTACCGTTTACAAAGCGTATGACAAGATACTGGAAATGACGGTGGCTTTGAAGTTCTTCCATCCGCAGGAGCAGTCTAACAAGTACACCATCATCAACGAGATCAAAAAAGCCATCACTTTATCTCATCCCAACATCGTTAAATATTATGGCGTGGAAACCCTGGCCAGCCGCAATTTGCATGGCCAGGAAGAAGATGTGCAGATCGGTGTAATGGAATTTGTGCAGGAAGGTCAGCTCAAGACCTATATGAGCCAGCATCCACTCACCACCGAGCAACTCAAAAAATTGTTGATTGATGTATTGGAGGGATTGAAATACCTGCACAACGAGGGCATGATCCATCGCGACATTAAGCCGCAGAATATCCTGCTGGGACGGGATAAGCAGAACAGGCTGGTGGCCAAGATCGCCGACTTTGGTATCAGCAAGAATGCCGATTCCAGCCAGGCCAGCGCCTCCATACTCCTGGGTACTATTGAATACATGGCGCCCGAGCAATTCAACCCGGAAAAATATGGCATCAATAAAAAGATCAGTTATAATGTAGATATCTGGGCTTTTGGTGTTACTGCCTATTACCTGCTCACGGGCAATATGCTTTTTGGTTCCCGTTCAGGCGATACATCGGCCGCGCAAATGATATCTAAGATCGTCAATGCTGAAGGCATTGGTGATAGGTTGGATAAACTGGAAGAGCCTTTCAGGTCGGTACTGCGCAAATGCATTGTTTCCGATGCCAACAAACGGACCAGCAACATCGATGAACTGATCGGTCTTTTCAAAAACCAGCAGGATCAATCCACAGCGTTGCTGCATTTTGTTGGCACTTCTATTGATTCCAATGATGAAACGCTGGAAATTTCCATGCCGGTTGCCACTCATATTGCAAAAAGTAAAAAGCAGGCAGGCAAAAAAAAGACCGCCGAACATATCGTGCCGGATGAAAGCAATGGCGCAGTGACTACTGTGAAAACAAAGAAGCCGAAAGAACAGGAAACAGTACCTGTTAAAAAGAAAAAAACAGGGACCGTGTTGTTTTCAATAGTGATAGTACTCGCAATGGCGGGATTCGGATACTGGGCATACAGCAAATATTTTGCACCAGGCAATCTTATCAATAAATCCATAGCAGATACAAAACAGGAACAGGTATTGTCTGCACTGGCTTCGGCTATGAAATATATCCAGGGAGGCAGTTTTACCATGGGCACCAATGACCCCAAACGAAACCTCGATGGCCCGGAGCATTCTGTTACAGTAAAACCCTTCCTGCTCGATGCCTATGAGCTGACACAGGCTGAGTGGAAAACGATCATGAAAGACAACAGGTACACAGACAGCAGCCTGTCGCTCTTCCCGGCCGACAGTATTTCCTGGGAAGATGCGAAAGCTTTCATTGCGCAACTCAACAAACTGTTATCGGCAATGAAAGCACAAGGCAAAACATTCCCTTTCAAACAATTCCGCTTACCTGCCGATGTAGAATGGGAATTTGCAGCGTTGAATGCTGCTTCGGAAGAACAAACTGCATTGAATACTGTCAGTTGGAATGTTACAAATTCCAACAAAAAAGCGCACCAGGTGGGTACCCGGCAGGCGAATGCTTATGGCATCTACGATATGCTGGGCAATGTGTATGAGTGGTGTGAAGATTGGTATGGCCCGTACCTGCAACCATCGCCCATGCAGGGAAAAGTGTTGCGGGGCGGCGATTATGAGAATGATATCTTTTTTGTTCATGCCAAAGCACGCAATGCAGAAGTAATGAGCAAAAGAAATAAAAACATCGGGTTCAGGCTGGCAGCAGATCCCGCTGAATAA